In Pyrus communis chromosome 15, drPyrComm1.1, whole genome shotgun sequence, the genomic stretch ctatgctccagttgcaagacttgacacggtaagattactAATCTCTCTTTCCGCTcagcataaatggaaaatttatcaattagatgtcaagtcagccttccttaatggagttcttgaggaagaagtgtacgtggaacaaccagaaggcttccaagtacaaggaaaagaagataaggtgtatcgtttgaagaaagctttgtatggcctcaagcaagcaccacgagcttggaactcaaggattgacaactaccttcaccaaaatggatttcagaaaggtccatacgagcattcagtttacatgaagaacggtgaaaaaggggagttcttaattatttgtctctatgtagatgacttgttgtttacaggaaacaatgaagcaatgttctatgagttcaagcaatccatgttcagtgaattcgagatgactgacaatggattaatgtcatactttcttggcatagaggtgaagcaagaaagtgacggtatctacatctctcaacaaaagtacatgagagatatattggagaaattcaatatggacaagtgcaatattgtcaacactctagttgcaactggattgaagctgtccaaggaaggagaaggtgagtttgtaaactcaaccgtgtacaaaagcttggttggaagcctaaggtaccttacaatcacaagacctgatatagtttatggtgttggactcgtgagtcgatacatggaaacaccaaaggagtctcattggctggccgccaagagaattttgaggtacataagaggtactctaaactatggtctattttataattttggtgaagatgcaaaattatttggttattcagatagtgattggggaggtgaccaagatgaaaggaaaagcacaattggctatgtgttttttctaggatcaacagctttctcatggacttcaaagaagcaatcaattgttgctttgtcatcatgtgaaaccgagtatgttgctgtagcctcaaccgtatgtgaggcaatttggttaagaaatctgttgaagtcagtgtgtcatccacaagtggaatcgactgtgattcatgtgGATAACGTGTCTGTAATCAAACTTGCAAataatcctgttcaacatggaaggagcaagcacattgataccaggttccattttctaagggaccatgtgaagcaaaagacaattgagctTGTCTATTGTCACACAAAGGAACAAGTGGCTGACATCTTCACTAAGCCACTACCAGTTGAATCATTCCGGTTattgcgtgaaatgctaggcatgaaggcattttgatttgagggggcgtgttggaaattcaaataaaaacaggctgtaaaaggttgcttctagctgttagtttctttacaggttgtatccacacatgctgcaactataaagactaaagtttcctccatgtgctagctgaaatggtgatgaaagacagcaagtgtgctgccatgtgatgtgctagcaggaagacagcagtgtgctgctgtgtattagccgaaagagtgttgattgcaagctggaaagatagttgcatatgtgtgctagactgtccaaagttcttgcatgtgttttaaagggtgtaaagatgttaaacaccccattcattgcatgtgttgttgcattgtttatcaatttctgttttgtataaataggccatcttgctaagctttATAGCATCCTatccaaatcccatttccattctcattttcagcttgtaagctttaagagttgtaaactcttctaatatttcaaagtgtttgttatcaccaagcttgctacttctttcatatatcaaagtccaagtgttttaccaaagcttgttgcttccctcctttctctatttctttgtccaattttattgagagtgaaagtgagaggtgtgatagagtttgtaaacttatcacccacatattttggtattgagttagtaaactcttgTGAATACCAACAGGGTTTCACCAGTAAAACAAATGCTGTTTCCATAGGCAAGTTATGCACTGGGTAAAGAAAGGCTGAGAGTACTGTGTAGGGAAGTGCAAGTCTCTTTCATTTGGTGGAGTACTTAGTTCCTTGATCAAAGCCTCGTTTTTACTAAACATTCAACCCATAATGTTAGTGGCTTAAACAGAATCTTAGTACTAATAAACATGGTTACTTTTCGTATTTTCCTTTCCAACTCAACCTAATAAAatatcggaactccgaagtgtAAGAGTTTAACAAAACTCTAGTTCATATCAAAGTCTTCAGAAGGAGATTCGCAGCAGCTAATTTGTTATTGACAATTGTCAAGTACATAAGGAAGTGAAACTATGAATGTTCTTGcaggaaaaaaataatcatCCTAACTGATATATATAAACTGACTACTCTGAGATTTGTTTCTATGGTGATTTTGGATTGGATCACATAACCCTTAAATCTAATCAATTATCCAAACTAGGTGAATCGCGATaattcttatttttgttttcctagATATCGTACCCCTATGTATCTGAGTTCCTGTATATGTCAGCGAAATTAACTCCAAGAGCTGCTTCTTGTCCTGCAGAAGTAACCCCCAACATCCAAGTTGCAGGAGTTTTGGAAATTTCCTTGATGAAATATAACTCATTTATGTTAGCAGTTGAGCAGAATGTATTGCAGATAGTATAGAATTTCATGTACTTGTAACCCTATCTAACCTCAAAGTAGTTGATCTAGGGGGAACAATGGTGGCCTAGATCCAACATAAATTTCTCCGCCTCCTTGTTTCAAAAGAACAGCTGCAAGAATGTTATTAGTTCTTGTAACATTAAGTAGCATAGTCAAATTGTGTAACCTAAAGCATAAAAAAGGTAATGCCAACAGTGACGTCGTCTTTCAGAGCCCGGGGGTCTAAAAGCAGTGTCTTTCTGCAGAAATCAGACTAGAAATTTGAGAACTCTATGTTAAATATTTGCATCAGTAATATTGCCTAATTGATTACCTTCTTGGCTTGATAATTCCACTAACATCATTGAGGATTGGCAATTGTTGCTTTCGACTCGGAAGAATATGGACGTAATTCAAGAacaatttgagagagagaaagtaaaaCGTGATGTACAAAAGAAATTTTAAGCTACATATAAACTGTTACTGCACAAATTTGTGAAAGATGAAGTGCCTCTAATGTACccagtttttggtttgtttgattcAAAAGATGAATTACCTCTGACATATTAATGGAGAAGTTGAACATTGTAGGCAATGCCTTACCACCaacataagctcttctttaacATTTAAATGCTCGAACCGCACTTCAGTCATTGGATATTCAAGAGCGGAGTCAAGAATTTTTTATTGGGTGggctaattttatttatttatttttaatgcatAAGTTAACTTCTATAAGGAAACTCTAATGAATGACCAAACAAGATATTATTGTTGTTCAATTAAttagaaaaacaaatattttaatattttattatttggacaaaaaaaaaaaaaaagaagaataagtCACTCAGTATCACagtttggtggtattcctcttcacttggaagtgagaggtcttgggttcgaatgtcatggatggcgaattcgataccaaattaggttgctcattgtgttgcttagccgaactctcctctattcttagtgtaaaaatatcgatgaactaaaaaaaaagaaaaaaaaaaaaattggactcCACTAGATCAAGGAAGTTTGTTGTATTATTAATGGCATTGGCATTGAGCTTTTCAATGTGAACATGGGTGGACTAGCGGTGGCTAAACTAAAAACTTATATGAGGTAAAATGAATTGGGCGTTTCTAAGTGCAGACCTTGCGTGCGAACTGGAATTTAACGGTCGTGATCTGACGAGCTCACGCCTAAAATCGAATTGTTGTGACTGCaattcaaaactttttttttttttttttttattcattgcGGCGAAAGGGGGAGGTGAGAGAGGTTCTTCACGcgtccaagaaggaaagaatGACAGAAAGAGGGAGGTAGTGTGAGGAATCGATTTCAGGTGGACTGAATCTTTGTTTCGATTGTGACCCGGTAGTTCTATacctttaatttcttttttttcactgGGTACGTTTTgttggagagagagggagaaattaGGGTTGTTTTCGCAGGGAAAGAGTGGCACAAAGAGGGAGCCAATGAATGGTGGAAGTGTTTGATTTTAGGTGGATACCGTGGATTGAAGCTAAATTTCGATTGCGACCCGTAAACCTgtaaaattgaaattcaaataCAACCCACCAAGCTTTCCCGCACTTTCATGCAAATTAAAATTGCATATCGTGGATTTTTATAGCTGAACCAGCTGATACATTAAATGAAATGGCTCTCAGGGTCTATGATCAGACATACATGACCAAACATTTGTGTGTGTCTTACCAGACATGTCTTTCCCTTCAGAAGGAACGGGAGTTTAATACACATTTATTTTATATGAACTTCAAAAAGTATATCCTGTGCATAGTCCAACATTTCATAAAATACTTGGTTTTTACACAGTTACACTTAGTAATCTCTCTTACATAAATCATAGTTTAATATGcatacatcattttttttttgtgtatttattttttacaagtAATTTTTGAACATATGTCAAACTGTAATTTGTAcgtgaaaagaaaattgtaatttttagtGTGCCAATTGAATATGTTAAACTGTGATTATACTTGAGAATTATGACAAAAAACTGTAATTAATTTGTATGTAGAAAAGACATTGGAGCAAAAAAACCAATCTCTCTTTATGTACCACAAATCGCAGatttaaaagtaaaatattttaGGGGCAAAACGAAAAGAAACGGCTTCAGATCTGCAGCTGCATGATTTTCCCTACACAAGAAACAAATATCAATCACTTAGTTAAAAGGTAAAACTACAGGGTTGTTTATTCAATTAAACGTGCCGGTTCCATACGTGCaatgaacaaattaatttgATTCTTATTTAATCGTGATATGAACCTGTTGCTTATTGCTTAATATCCCAGCTAGCAAGatttaatcaatttctaatAATGAATGAGACTGTGAGAGTTCCATTGAATTATAAATTGCAATAAAATAGCAAAAGCAAGATTAATCATTatatttcctcttctttttttgtttcaatttgatTATGTCATCGCTAAGCACGAGCTACAATGTCAACCCTTTTTTAATAAGCTCCGGGCAGACAGATATTTTGTCTTGCTTGCTAGCTGGTCGGCCTTccataaaaaaagaaataaaaataaaaataaaaataaaaagctttGAGAACGTGATCTAATGCGAGATCAGAGACACGGATAAGTTGTCAttcttattatttaaaaaacaataatCAACTTGAGCATTATATTCTCAATGTGCGTTCAAGTGGTGAATTTTCTAAATTGAAAGGAATTGGTAGTCTTGCAAAAAAATAATGGAGACAGGGAGAAATATAGTATATAATCATGTGTAATTGTTATCACATTAGCTTTGATTCTACTAATTGCCACTACTTTAGTCGAGTGAGTCTTTTTTCACTCTGAATATTGTGAAAAGTAAATTACATAACCAAATATGAGACCAATGGTTGATTGATTGCATGGTGGTTTATATTGAGAGCAATGTTTTTTCTTCCATTAATAATGAAGTTATAATGCAGcattttcaaaatatgaaaacgcATCGTGGACAATTATAAAttgtattgttattttttttttataaattatgaatAATAGAACTACAATTTCATTTTAAGGTTATTATATGTCTAAGAAATGTTTATGAACTTTATTGTGACCttccaaattatttttttggatcTGTCAGTGATATTAGATGCATGAATTTTTTTCACCTTAGCTGGGGGAAAGATCAAGTCTCAAGAGGCTCTCAGAGTCTCAACCATTGACTTTGAACCAAAAGTTCGTACGTGCAATCATTTTCATCTTAGCTAGGGGGAAAGATGAAGAGGCTCTCAGAGTCTCAACCATTGACTTTCAACCAAAAGTTCATATGTCTAATAACCATTCAAGTTAGCACATATGCTTGGACCcggcttctctgccctcccacttcccatACATTCTtatcccctcctattttgtgcggtcacagTTACGCCACGTCagtattttatattgatttttttttatagagataataaaacaaaaatcaatagtaatataaaatattgacgtggtttaaccgtgaccacacaaataggaggggatgaaagTGTAtgagaagtgggagggcagagaagccgGGTCCAAACATATGTGCTAACTTGATTTGTGATTAAACATATGAACTTTTGGTTGAAAGTCAATGGTTGAGACTCTGAGAGCCTCTTGATCTTTTCCCCTAGCTAAGATGAAAATGATTGCACATACGAACTTTTGGTTCAAAGTCAATGGTTGAGACTCTGAGAGCCTCTTGAGACTTGATCTTTCCCCTAGCTAAGGTGAAAAAAATTCATGCTAAGTCaatggattaaaaaatttaggttttaaccaaaataataaaaatgtgttataagtgaatagtactataaatgactttttataataaaaatgtctttaacgttaaaagtgaacagtatcaggagtgtttcgttaaaactcctttaTTACTTATTAAAATCCCATTCTAAATCTTCTTGAATTAAACTTACCATTCATCATCCATCATTGTTGTTGAGAATAGGAATTTATATTGGGAAAGAAGAGACTTTGTATGAGTTTATAAGTAGTTGGTACTTTTCACATTATCAATTGCttttatgatgaaacctcaAATTTCTTCATCTATCAGAGCATGTTATCCCAAATGTGAAGCCTAATGGCCACACGTGCTTTATGTCACCTGATTTGTGTTGTTCACGagttagacttgaaaatttgtcacacATAAGAGAGCGTGTTGAGCGTATGAATCCTATATCAGAAAAAAGAATAAACCTTATATGGGAAATACTTGAGCTACTCCACATATTGCCGATGTTAATTTTAAAgttgaacctcaactttcttcaattaTCAATTTTGTCTTTTAAATTCACATGACTGACAACATAATTAAAATCTTATTCATCCGTAATAGACCAAAACGGGTACGAAACAGTCTTTTTAAGGACAATGGGATGGTGATTCCACACTTTCGTTTTCTCTTTCTGCAgtcctccattttttttccccttGACACTCCTTTAATTTGTTCAATCTAGAGGAAAGCATAGAGAGAAAAGAAGAGTGCAAAAATTACTACTCCTAATTTACACATAGGTGAGATACAAGACCCTATTGGGCCCAAAGACATTTATTAAACAgaaacgaaatttacatgttgAATTAAAATGCAATTACAAAATTCAGATCAAATTCCATACATATGGAGTCGGCTTTGGCATACCCTATAACATGTATATTATGCATACTTACAAATATCTTGGAATTCCGTAAAAACCAAGGACATGTTATTGgctttttatgttttcttcAGAATCTCTCATCTCTTTTGGAAATTAAATGCCTTGATTGAGAAGGCAAAAGTGAACCCAAAGAGCACACAAATGCCAACGTGCACAGCTGcaattacacccaaaaggtCCCGTCTATACCCAAAGTAATTCCTCACAAAGTGTTCCACACTTTCACCTGAATCAAATTTGTCTTTTATGTCTCCAAACTGCGAAGTAATCAATCCGTATAACGTGTATGAGACCGGGCAAATCCAGTAGTACCATCTCCACCAAATTGGCATTCTCTGTGATAGAAACAAATTTAGTACATTGTAAGTAATGGTTCATCGTGATACAAGGAAGTTTCTTAAACTCAAACCAGACATACATAAGAGCTATAGGAACTTACCGTTCTTGGAACGATGAATCCTGAGAAGAGATTCCATATTGCATAGAAGGCAGAGGCGACTATGGCACCAATGTTATGATTGGGAGTCACGGCTACGGTCATCATACCATAGAACGTGAAGTATAAGAAAGTGAAGTACATGAAGAAGATGTACCAAAGGAACTTGCTGACTGTCCACTCAAATCCGATCATTGTGTATACAATAACTCCATATATGATTGTCTGAACAAAAATATACGGGAGCTCAATCACTACCTGCAAATCATAGGAATTTGGTGAGATCCATACCATCATGGCCGAATTCaacaaaaactaataaaattcaTGTTTATACAACTTCAAGGGTAAGAGTAACCAAGTAGACTGAAACATGCTTCAATAATTTGTTCTTTTTGAAATTCTGAACATTTCAATAAAGAAGAATCACAGTTTGATTGGATCATCTACCCTTTAGAAAGGCAACCTTAATGAGAGAAATACCTGTCCAAAGGCATACGGCAATGCCGAGTACATTCCAGCTGCCCTTTCTCTGTAAAAGACTGTCCTCTCAATAGCCACAACCGGCTGTACTGATGAGGAATTTTGATACCCAATGAAGAGAACAGCAGCATAAATGGAACCCATTGCATTGAAAAGATCTTGTTGGTTTCTCCTGCATTTTCAATAATTATTGTCAAATTAAGGACTAAAGTTTCCATTTTCACACTGTTTTGTTGTATGTTTTAAACTTGGGGTGCCATTTACCTTTTCGAGCCCAGATCCCAGAATATTGTCCCAAACATTAAAGCTATGAAAATTGTGAACAAGAGTCTCACTGCACTGTATGGCGGGTTTCGCCAGTATGATAAATGTTGTTTCCATAGACAGGCCATGCACTGGCTGAAGAAAGACTGAGAGTACTGAGTAGGGAAGTACAAGTCTTTTGAACCAGCTGGAGGAGTACTTAGCTCCTTGATCATGGCCTTGTTTCTCCTGAACCATTCAAGATGTTATTAGTAGTTACAAAACCAAATGTGCTAAAATTCAACTAGAAAATTCTTCAACTTCCAGGTTTTAGGGGCATTTAGAATTAGAATTAGAAACTTCAGCGGAACCCTACCTGTATAGTTCTGAGTTCCTGTATATATCCGTGAAGTTGACACCAAGAACTGCTTCTTGTGCTGCTGCAGTAATCTCCAACATCCAAGTTGCAGGATTGTAACCATCCTTAATTTTAGGAACTCCATCAATATcctttgttaaaacaaaaaccaTGTCAGTAAATACAATTAGGTATGACAACGTTTGAGAGAGTGCGAATTCGTAAACATGTTAAACAGATATTGGAAACATGCTTTTATAAGCCTTACCTCAAAGTACTTGATCAAATGTGCAGAATGACGGCCTAAAGGACCAACATATATTTCTTCACCTCCCCTTTTCAAAAGAAACAGCTGCAGTGCGAGATTGAATTGATCAGTTATGGTAATATTAAGTAgcacattcattttttttttaattctaaagCATAAAGAGTGTCTTGCCTCATCGAAAGAATCAAATATGTCAATGCTTGGCTGATGGATGGTGCAGACTACAGTTCGCCCAGTGTCCACTGTATTCCTCACTGTTCTCATTACAATTGCAGCTGCCCTGGCATCAAGGCCAGAGGTTGGCTCGTCCATGAATATTATGGATGGATTGGCAACAAGCTCTACTGCAATCGTTAGCCTCTTACGCTGCTCAGTTGAGAGACCATTCACTCCAGGCAATCCAACAAGCGCTTCTCTTATGGAGGTCAGTTCCACAAGATCCATGACTTCCTCAATAAACATCTGCAAAATTTTTAGTCAACAACTTGACTAAACAGACCACACTAAATTGACAAATATGCGACCTTACTGTCATATGCTTTACCTTTCTGGTAGTGGAATCAACCTCAGGAGGCAACCGGAGGGATGCAGAGTAAACCAAAGACTCATAAACTGTTACATGAGGAGAGTGTATGTCGGTTTGCTCACAATATCCTGATATGCGAGCAAATGTTTCTTGCTTTTTAGGATACCCAGATATTGTGATGTTTCCTTCAATAAATCCACCCGTTTTCCTCCCTGCCAACACATCCATTAGAGTAGTCTTTCCAGCGCCACTAATACCCATCAGAGCTGTTAAGACTCCTGGCCTAAAAGCACCGGTCACACCCTTCAGAAGTGGTAGCCGATCCTCAGTTACCCCTTGCTTTTTCATTTCCTGAAGCCATGTTATAAATTTGAGGTTAAAGATGTATTCAGTGCTACTTGTAGAGAAGTAAAGAGAAGCATTGTTGCCTGAATCTCAAACCGAATTCGTGaataaccaaaacaaaatggGAATTTTCTTCAGAAAAGCTCTTCAAGCCTGAAATCTCAAACATTGTTTTCGCTTACATAAAACTGAAAAATACCTGGGGCATGTCAACGGCATATTTGATTTCATCAAAAGTAATCCAAAGAGGTTCGAAAGGAAGAACCATTCCTCGCTTCTTGTTTTGATTGGCTTCAGTAATGCTACCCACTCTTGCAGACAGTGTTCTTGATGATACACTTCTTCGACTTTCATTCCTTGGGTCTGCATTGTTAACCAAGAAATCATGTTATAGATCGAAATATGCAAGCTACTAGGGAGACTTAATCTTGGGAACTTTTCGACTCACCAGAAGAGTTCTTCCCTCTTGATGATAGCTCAACAGAATCTCCAGCTTTATCAGTAAGTTTCTCAGCCAAGGCCTCTTTGGATAGTACTGCTTGAGGCTTCCCAAATGCTGCAAAATAGTTGTTCGGGTCATTAGTTATAATGCTCATATGGAAATACCAAAAAACATATGTGCACAGATACTTACGATTGAGAAACTTCAAGGCCAAAGTATAGAAGAAATTGAATAGAAAAATATATCCGACTGTAGCTCCTACTCCAATCCAGTACCAATATGGTTGTATGAAAACCCCGCGAGACTTCAAGACCATAACTCCTAACGATTCTGTTGAATTAGGAGGAACCTAGAACACaaatatatccatatgtatcaGCTAATGctttcaaaataaaatcctgAAACACTAATGTTTCCACTTACATGGCTCCAACTGTCTCCGAGAAATTCATTGACAGCTATGGCGTTTTGGCCATACATCATCGGTGAGGCCCAATAACCCCATATCCACCACTTCTTCACGTTGTCTGATTCAAAAGACATATTTAAAACCATCAGCCAAAAGAAATGtgattatttttcttattacttAGATTATATTGTTTCCATGCATAGTTCACCTCGAGACAAGacaaagccacccaaaactaGTACTGCAAGCAACGCGAAAGACCCGAATGTGTTTGCAACAATGATATTCCTCCCTAATGCCCCCATAAATCGGAATAGTCCTGATGCCATCTGGTTAAGCAATAGGAGTAAAAGATATTGTCTAAAAAACCTGCCATTTGAGAGACGTCATCAGATTCTGAAACCACATGTGAATTATAAATAGGATTTGTAGTGTGTATGATGTTTTCTTTCTCACCTTTCGATGTTTGGATCAAAACCAATTACATAGTACGTCATGACCACCCAAACGGCAACTTCTACGAAGCTGATAGGGATCTTAAGGATCCATGTCGGTAAAGAGTATGCCCAAGCAGGATAGAAGAGAAGGTCCCTTTGCTTGAAAAATACAGGAAGTTTCATGATAGTCATGGCAAGCTCTGAGAACCCATTAAACATAACTACGATCACTGTAAAGAACATATCACCCATGAAAATACCCCCATCGTCAACTGTATTCTTATGCATCTCAGTCCGGAGAAATAGGGTCATTGATATAAAAGCCAATATAATGAGCTGAAACCAAAAACCACAAGAAATCAATATGCCTAGTACTCATTGAGCTTCGCTGAACAAATCTTCTTTTCAAATAGTGTTAGCACTTTTTTCGAACTATTTTCCAACAAATTATAGAAATCCACAGTATGATTCCAATTTACATTAAACACCACTTACCTGAGTCATCTTGAAAATGTAGACGAACGAATTCCTCTTCATAAGCAAAAATTCTCTATCAATGCAAGCTTTAAGCAATTCCTTCTTGCTAACACCATACGTCTGAGTTGTTAAGGCTGCAGGGTGACCCTTGGACTTGTCAAATGGAGTAGAAAGCTCATCACCAAGTTTTCGACCAATATGAAATGACTGAAATGCTTCAGCAAATTCCTTGGAAGATATAAAATTATATGGCTCTTCTTTATCCGCCCAGTACTGCTCCTGATCTTTCCTTGATGTTACCTATAATACAGCAGgcgagggaaaaaaaaaaaaaaaaaaaaaaaaaaacataaggttAGGAAAAAGGACCTCTCTGAAGAACGAGAAAGTGGTAACACAACAATAGGAGTGCAAATTCTTACTTCTTGTAAGAAGTCAGCTACTCCTTTCCTCTCTGGACATTTGAATCCCATGTGCTCAAAGAACTCGATCACATTTTCGCGGGGGCCTTGGTACACGACTTGCCCATCAGACAGCACAATTATGTCATCAAATAGGTCGTAGGTTTCTGGTGCCGGTTGGAGAAGAGAGATAACAGCAGTTCCACTGAGGATGTGAATGGATTCTCTGAGTGATTTCACTATCTGAAATGTTGTTGAACTGTCTAAACCAGTTGATATCTCATCCATAAAAAGTGCTCTTGCCGGTCCAACCAGCATCTCCCCTGCAGTTATGGATCAGAATTTTCAATAACCAATAGGCAAGGAAAGTATGTCCAACATTAGTTACGGCAGTATGGTAATCAACGGTTTACCTGTTGTGACTCGCTTCTTTTGTCCGCCAGAAATACCTCGTACCATTTCGTCCCCCACCATGATGTCTGCGCAAACCTCAAGTCCCAAAACCTGCAAAGTTTGTGTTAGCATCTGAAAGAAAAATGGTCCCAAAATCTGATACATTTATCTAATTTGAGCTTAAACTTAGAAGGAAAACGAATCCACCTTGAGTATATAATCTGTAACTACACTGGTCTCCTGTCCTTCCAGCGATGCTGCCTGCAAAAGTTGAAAAGCATTTCAAGATATTGAAACGGATTTTTTCAACAACACTTTTGCATTATCTGAAATATGTTATAAACAGAAAGTTCTGTGGATATTAAGTTTACCTTCATGTAGATATCTAGATCAGGATCTGGCATGATATTtgcttccttttctctccttgATAATTCTGCCAACATTTCTGAAAATTTGACAAATGAAAAATTCGTTTCAGATTCATGAGAATACTTCAGTTTAAACCACAAATGTCAAATGTTTTGGGGTTTCAACTTGCCATAACGTGGTCCGACCCCTTGACATCTTGCCGAAAAAGCCAATGTTTCTCTCACTGTCATTTCCCCTATGTGGAGATCATGCTGACTAATATAAGCCGAGGTCCTCTCTGGCACAAACTCTTCCATCCCATGT encodes the following:
- the LOC137717562 gene encoding pleiotropic drug resistance protein 1-like isoform X3, which produces MDNGSGDIIRVSSARLSSSNIWRNSTMDVFSKSSHDEDDEEALKWAAIEKLPTYLRIRRGILTEEEGKGREIDIKNLGLLERKNVLERLVKTAEEDNEKFLLKLKDRINRVGLDMPTIEVRYEHLNVEAEAYVGGRALPTIFNFVANILEGCLNFVHILPSRKHPLPILANVSGIIKPRRMTLLLGPPGSGKTTLLLALAGKLAKDLKFSGRVAYNGHGMEEFVPERTSAYISQHDLHIGEMTVRETLAFSARCQGVGPRYEMLAELSRREKEANIMPDPDLDIYMKAASLEGQETSVVTDYILKVLGLEVCADIMVGDEMVRGISGGQKKRVTTGEMLVGPARALFMDEISTGLDSSTTFQIVKSLRESIHILSGTAVISLLQPAPETYDLFDDIIVLSDGQVVYQGPRENVIEFFEHMGFKCPERKGVADFLQEVTSRKDQEQYWADKEEPYNFISSKEFAEAFQSFHIGRKLGDELSTPFDKSKGHPAALTTQTYGVSKKELLKACIDREFLLMKRNSFVYIFKMTQLIILAFISMTLFLRTEMHKNTVDDGGIFMGDMFFTVIVVMFNGFSELAMTIMKLPVFFKQRDLLFYPAWAYSLPTWILKIPISFVEVAVWVVMTYYVIGFDPNIERFFRQYLLLLLLNQMASGLFRFMGALGRNIIVANTFGSFALLAVLVLGGFVLSRDNVKKWWIWGYWASPMMYGQNAIAVNEFLGDSWSHVPPNSTESLGVMVLKSRGVFIQPYWYWIGVGATVGYIFLFNFFYTLALKFLNPFGKPQAVLSKEALAEKLTDKAGDSVELSSRGKNSSDPRNESRRSVSSRTLSARVGSITEANQNKKRGMVLPFEPLWITFDEIKYAVDMPQEMKKQGVTEDRLPLLKGVTGAFRPGVLTALMGISGAGKTTLMDVLAGRKTGGFIEGNITISGYPKKQETFARISGYCEQTDIHSPHVTVYESLVYSASLRLPPEVDSTTRKMFIEEVMDLVELTSIREALVGLPGVNGLSTEQRKRLTIAVELVANPSIIFMDEPTSGLDARAAAIVMRTVRNTVDTGRTVVCTIHQPSIDIFDSFDELFLLKRGGEEIYVGPLGRHSAHLIKYFEDIDGVPKIKDGYNPATWMLEITAAAQEAVLGVNFTDIYRNSELYRRNKAMIKELSTPPAGSKDLYFPTQYSQSFFSQCMACLWKQHLSYWRNPPYSAVRLLFTIFIALMFGTIFWDLGSKRRNQQDLFNAMGSIYAAVLFIGYQNSSSVQPVVAIERTVFYRERAAGMYSALPYAFGQVVIELPYIFVQTIIYGVIVYTMIGFEWTVSKFLWYIFFMYFTFLYFTFYGMMTVAVTPNHNIGAIVASAFYAIWNLFSGFIVPRTRMPIWWRWYYWICPVSYTLYGLITSQFGDIKDKFDSGESVEHFVRNYFGYRRDLLGVIAAVHVGICVLFGFTFAFSIKAFNFQKR